The following proteins are co-located in the Gordonia polyisoprenivorans genome:
- the guaA gene encoding glutamine-hydrolyzing GMP synthase, translating to MTDSQGFIDGPRPVLVVDFGAQYAQLIARRVREARIYSEVIAHDAGIEAFKAKDPVALILSGGPASVYAEDAPRLDPAILDLDLPVFGICYGFQTMAAVLGGRVANTGGREFGRTTLTLTDEGLLHQGLSSTQPVWMSHNDAVQEAPEGFTVTGSTPGAPVAAFENVARRMAGVQYHPEVLHTPHGQQILTRFLYEIAGLEADWTAANIADALIDQVSDQIGDGLAICGLSGGVDSAVAAALVQRAIGDRLTCVFVDHGLLRAGEREQVQHDFVGATGAKLVTVDAADTFLRELSGVSDPEQKRKIIGREFIRSFEGAVSEVLGDHAEGGQQVDYLVQGTLYPDVVESGGGSGTANIKSHHNVGGLPEDLEFSLVEPLRLLFKDEVRAVGRELGLPEEIVARQPFPGPGLAIRIVGEVTAERLAMLRKADLIAREELTAAGLDAQIWQCPVVLLADVRSVGVQGDGRTYGHPIVLRPVSSEDAMTADWTRVPYEVLEIISTRITNEVPDVNRVVLDVTSKPPGTIEWE from the coding sequence GTGACCGATTCGCAGGGATTCATCGACGGCCCGCGCCCGGTGCTCGTCGTCGACTTCGGTGCCCAGTACGCGCAGCTGATCGCGCGCCGTGTCCGTGAGGCGCGGATCTACTCCGAGGTGATCGCGCACGACGCGGGTATCGAGGCGTTCAAGGCCAAGGACCCGGTGGCGCTGATCCTCTCCGGTGGGCCCGCCTCGGTGTACGCCGAGGACGCCCCGCGACTGGATCCGGCGATCCTCGACCTCGACCTCCCGGTCTTCGGTATCTGCTACGGATTCCAGACCATGGCCGCGGTACTGGGTGGCCGGGTGGCCAACACCGGTGGGCGCGAATTCGGGCGCACCACACTGACTCTCACCGACGAGGGGCTCCTGCACCAGGGCCTGTCCAGCACTCAGCCGGTGTGGATGAGCCACAACGACGCCGTGCAGGAGGCGCCGGAGGGATTCACCGTCACCGGCTCGACGCCCGGTGCGCCGGTCGCCGCGTTCGAGAACGTCGCGCGCCGGATGGCCGGTGTGCAATACCACCCGGAGGTGCTGCACACCCCGCACGGTCAGCAGATCCTGACCCGCTTCCTCTACGAGATCGCCGGGCTCGAGGCCGACTGGACCGCCGCCAACATCGCCGACGCACTCATCGACCAGGTCTCCGACCAGATCGGCGACGGTCTGGCCATCTGTGGTCTGTCCGGCGGGGTGGACTCCGCGGTCGCGGCGGCCCTGGTGCAGCGTGCGATCGGCGATCGGCTGACGTGTGTGTTCGTCGACCACGGTTTGCTGCGCGCGGGCGAGCGTGAGCAGGTGCAACACGACTTCGTCGGTGCCACCGGCGCGAAACTGGTCACCGTCGACGCCGCCGACACCTTCTTGCGTGAGCTGTCGGGGGTGAGCGATCCGGAACAGAAGCGCAAGATCATCGGCCGCGAGTTCATCCGCTCCTTCGAGGGCGCGGTGAGTGAGGTGCTCGGCGATCACGCCGAGGGCGGACAGCAGGTCGACTACCTGGTGCAGGGCACCCTGTATCCGGATGTCGTCGAGTCCGGCGGTGGGAGTGGTACGGCCAACATCAAGAGCCACCACAACGTCGGCGGACTGCCCGAGGATCTCGAGTTCAGTCTCGTCGAGCCGCTGCGCCTGCTGTTCAAGGACGAGGTGCGCGCCGTCGGACGTGAGCTCGGTCTGCCGGAGGAGATCGTTGCGCGTCAGCCGTTCCCGGGTCCGGGTCTGGCGATCCGGATCGTCGGGGAGGTCACCGCGGAGCGGCTGGCCATGTTGCGTAAGGCCGATCTCATCGCGCGTGAGGAATTGACGGCCGCCGGACTCGACGCGCAGATCTGGCAGTGCCCGGTGGTGCTGCTCGCCGATGTGCGCAGCGTCGGCGTGCAGGGCGACGGCCGCACCTATGGTCATCCGATCGTGCTGCGCCCGGTCTCCAGTGAGGACGCGATGACCGCCGACTGGACCCGCGTGCCCTACGAGGTCCTCGAGATCATCTCCACCCGCATCACCAACGAGGTCCCCGACGTGAACCGTGTCGTCCTCGACGTCACCAGCAAGCCGCCGGGCACCATCGAGTGGGAGTGA
- a CDS encoding alanine racemase, producing the protein MIDTPYLAVDLARLESNLTAMARRCADLGVALRPHAKTHKCIEIAQLQIGCGATGLTVATIGEAEVFAAAAEQTGCRDLFIAYPLWVTAHTGARLSELARTVSMRVGVDSIAGAHRLAAEVARADTHLEVLVEIDSGHHRTGVAAERAGPVAAAAAAAGLDVVGVFTFPGHGYGPGTARAEAGAAEAVALRDAAASLRDNGIDPRVISGGSTPTVEFAEAGALTEIRPGVYPFNDAQQVELGSATVDEVALTAVTTVVHRSRSRVIVDAGSKILGADRPGWATGFGHVLDSPRARITALSEHHATIDYPEDDDPEGPASIPDPGDRIEVIPNHVCTAVNLVDDLIVKGQGEHSLSWRVAARGRNS; encoded by the coding sequence GTGATCGATACCCCGTATCTGGCAGTCGATCTCGCTCGCCTGGAGTCCAACCTCACGGCCATGGCGCGGCGCTGTGCCGACCTCGGCGTGGCATTGCGCCCACATGCCAAGACCCACAAGTGCATCGAGATCGCTCAGCTCCAGATCGGCTGCGGTGCCACGGGTCTGACGGTGGCAACCATCGGTGAGGCCGAGGTGTTCGCGGCCGCGGCCGAACAAACCGGGTGTCGCGATCTGTTCATCGCCTACCCGCTGTGGGTGACCGCCCACACGGGTGCGCGGTTAAGCGAACTCGCCCGCACGGTGTCGATGCGTGTGGGTGTCGACTCGATCGCCGGAGCACACCGCCTCGCCGCCGAGGTCGCACGAGCCGATACACATCTCGAGGTGCTCGTGGAGATCGATTCCGGACATCACCGCACCGGGGTGGCGGCCGAACGGGCCGGGCCCGTGGCGGCAGCGGCCGCTGCCGCGGGCCTCGACGTGGTGGGTGTGTTCACCTTCCCCGGACACGGATACGGTCCGGGAACGGCGCGCGCCGAGGCCGGCGCCGCCGAGGCGGTGGCGTTGCGCGACGCGGCAGCGTCGTTGCGCGACAATGGTATCGATCCCCGGGTGATCAGTGGCGGATCGACCCCGACGGTCGAGTTCGCCGAGGCCGGAGCTCTCACTGAGATCCGGCCAGGTGTCTACCCGTTCAACGACGCCCAGCAGGTCGAGTTGGGCAGCGCCACCGTCGACGAGGTGGCGCTGACCGCGGTCACCACGGTGGTCCACCGATCGCGGTCGCGGGTGATCGTCGATGCCGGCAGCAAGATCCTCGGCGCCGACCGGCCTGGGTGGGCAACGGGTTTCGGGCATGTCCTCGACTCCCCGCGAGCCCGGATCACCGCGTTGTCGGAACATCACGCCACCATCGACTACCCCGAGGATGACGACCCCGAGGGGCCGGCGAGTATCCCCGATCCGGGAGACCGGATCGAGGTGATCCCCAACCACGTGTGCACGGCCGTGAACCTCGTCGATGACCTGATCGTGAAAGGCCAAGGGGAACACTCACTGTCGTGGCGCGTCGCCGCCCGCGGCCGCAACAGCTGA
- a CDS encoding Rv2578c family radical SAM protein codes for MRWSEQAVEADDGALPGLGRAGLVRSVQTPEFEGITFHEVLAKSALNRVPEESGLPFTYTVNTFRGCTHACRYCFARPTHEYLDLDAGRDFDSQVVVKLNVAAVLRKELRRRSWRREPVALGTNTDPYQRAEGRYRLMPGVISALTESATPFSILTKGTLLRRDLPLLRQAAGQVPVSLSISLAFHDAELQKQIEPGTPSPAARLALIRDIAEAGFGPHIMVAPVIPYLTDSSAHLDALLASLAEAGASGVTVIPMHLRGATKPWFLTWLAEHHPALVRRYRTLYGRGAYVTPEYSSWLRERMRPMVARHGLAGSSGSRVGHPEQHSGVDDPVAEPELAQVLTLF; via the coding sequence ATGCGTTGGTCCGAACAGGCTGTCGAAGCCGACGATGGTGCCCTGCCGGGTCTGGGACGGGCCGGGCTGGTGCGATCGGTGCAGACCCCGGAGTTCGAGGGCATCACCTTTCACGAGGTCCTCGCCAAGAGTGCGCTCAACCGGGTGCCCGAGGAGTCCGGGTTGCCGTTCACCTACACGGTCAACACCTTTCGGGGGTGCACCCATGCCTGCCGGTACTGCTTCGCCCGGCCCACCCACGAATACCTCGACCTCGACGCGGGCCGGGACTTCGACTCGCAGGTCGTGGTCAAACTCAACGTGGCCGCGGTGTTGCGCAAGGAATTACGGCGTCGGTCCTGGCGTCGGGAACCGGTGGCCCTGGGCACCAACACCGACCCCTATCAGCGGGCCGAGGGCCGCTATCGGCTGATGCCCGGCGTGATCTCGGCGCTGACGGAATCGGCCACGCCCTTCTCGATCCTCACCAAGGGCACGCTGCTGCGACGTGATTTGCCCCTGCTGCGTCAGGCCGCCGGGCAGGTGCCGGTGTCGCTGAGCATCTCGCTGGCCTTTCATGATGCCGAGTTGCAGAAGCAGATCGAACCGGGGACGCCGTCGCCCGCGGCGCGGCTCGCACTGATCCGCGACATCGCCGAGGCCGGGTTCGGCCCGCACATCATGGTCGCCCCGGTGATCCCGTACCTGACCGACTCCAGCGCGCACCTCGACGCTCTGCTCGCCTCGCTCGCCGAGGCCGGGGCGTCGGGCGTCACCGTCATCCCGATGCACTTGCGCGGCGCCACCAAGCCGTGGTTTCTGACCTGGCTCGCCGAACATCACCCGGCGCTCGTCCGCCGATATCGCACGCTGTACGGGCGGGGCGCCTACGTCACCCCGGAGTATTCGTCGTGGCTGCGGGAACGGATGCGGCCGATGGTGGCACGTCACGGGTTGGCCGGGTCGTCGGGCTCGCGTGTGGGGCACCCAGAGCAGCATTCCGGCGTCGACGATCCGGTGGCCGAACCCGAACTGGCACAAGTACTCACGTTGTTCTGA
- a CDS encoding serine/threonine-protein kinase gives MPADVDSHRTPGPNFLVAGRYRLVSRIGGGGMGTVWLARDQLLDREVAVKQVLSTEGLSEDSAETVRQRAMREGRIAARLSHRNAIAMHDVALDGGEPWLVMEYLPSRSVAQILHATGTLEVTEAAKIGAQVADAMVEAHASGIIHRDIKPGNILIAGGGRQAGLVKITDFGISRAKDDVTLTQTGLITGTPAYFAPEVARGDEPAEPSDVYSLGATIYTMVEGEPPYGVDDNSLVMLHRVARAQINPMKRAGVLEPVLLRMLEPSPRRRVTMAQARDELARIAAGEHGSTEQVLTSLVSRSDLGLNTRPRTAPPSGPPPASSSSRGMTSNPAAPQRHYDPTRVATPPPYDPARAPGAMSHPGAQPPGQYSPRYPTAPSYSSAMPPLGPPAPHRQTSPGVLAAVVFLFFVVLAAIIVLVIALV, from the coding sequence ATGCCCGCCGACGTCGACAGCCACCGGACACCCGGCCCCAATTTCCTGGTGGCCGGACGCTATCGGCTCGTCTCGCGCATCGGTGGCGGCGGCATGGGCACGGTCTGGCTCGCCCGCGACCAGCTCCTCGACCGTGAGGTGGCCGTCAAGCAGGTCCTCTCCACCGAAGGATTGTCCGAGGACTCCGCGGAAACCGTTCGGCAGCGCGCGATGCGCGAGGGCCGGATCGCCGCCCGATTGAGCCACCGCAACGCCATCGCCATGCACGACGTCGCCCTCGACGGCGGCGAACCCTGGCTGGTGATGGAGTATCTGCCCTCACGCAGCGTCGCCCAGATCCTGCATGCCACCGGCACTCTCGAGGTCACCGAGGCCGCGAAGATCGGCGCGCAGGTCGCCGACGCGATGGTCGAGGCACACGCATCGGGAATCATCCACCGCGACATCAAACCCGGCAACATCCTCATCGCCGGGGGTGGGCGTCAGGCCGGGCTGGTCAAGATCACCGACTTCGGCATCTCCCGCGCCAAGGACGATGTCACCCTCACCCAGACCGGCCTGATCACCGGCACCCCAGCCTATTTCGCACCCGAGGTCGCGCGCGGCGACGAGCCGGCCGAGCCGTCGGATGTGTATTCTCTCGGCGCCACCATCTACACGATGGTCGAGGGGGAGCCGCCGTACGGCGTCGACGACAACTCGCTGGTGATGTTGCATCGGGTGGCGCGTGCGCAGATCAATCCGATGAAGCGGGCCGGCGTACTCGAACCGGTCCTGTTGCGGATGCTCGAGCCGAGCCCTCGGCGCCGCGTCACGATGGCGCAGGCACGCGACGAACTCGCCCGGATCGCCGCGGGTGAGCACGGCTCCACCGAGCAGGTGCTGACCAGCCTCGTCTCCCGATCCGACCTCGGCCTGAACACCCGGCCTCGCACGGCACCACCGTCCGGGCCACCACCGGCGTCGAGTTCATCCCGCGGCATGACCTCGAATCCTGCTGCACCACAACGCCATTACGATCCCACCCGCGTGGCGACGCCACCGCCCTACGATCCGGCCCGAGCACCCGGAGCCATGTCCCATCCCGGCGCCCAGCCTCCGGGACAGTACTCGCCGCGCTATCCGACGGCGCCGTCCTACAGCAGCGCGATGCCGCCACTCGGTCCACCCGCGCCGCACCGGCAAACCTCGCCGGGTGTCCTTGCCGCCGTGGTGTTCTTGTTCTTCGTCGTCCTCGCCGCCATCATCGTGCTGGTGATCGCACTCGTCTGA
- a CDS encoding ATP-binding protein, whose amino-acid sequence MATDVERAQRLMRRSGGRVIGGVAGGVADHLGVDAFRVRVVFVVLTAMAGAGALAYALLWFFCPPGDDVAAPSPSERRQAWGLALIGLVAMSVVGFAASGTPATYLVPLVFVAVGASLVWREFDTSARARPHGPLLTWTRLAGGAVLVIGGLVVIVFAGTRNFGGLSTTLLAVGATLLGVLLLTVPLWMRMWRALNEERAARIRNAEREEIASHLHDSVLQTLALIQKQAAKPEEVARLARSQERELRTWLFGDPAQRGGSLVAAVTSVAGEIEDHYGIEVEVVTVGDLRPDEETDKSIAKRWPALIGVTREALINAAKHSGERKIDVYLEVGDDEVEVYVRDRGVGFDPDRVDGDRQGIARSIRARTERVGGRVSIRSAPGRGTNVRVTMPRGDPVPHEDEKAGADLEKRSDTATSGEDPSVVRTPGRRGAGRPGSDHTGTAQHGTDQQATDDPNTDHGKAS is encoded by the coding sequence ATGGCAACCGACGTCGAGCGTGCGCAGCGGCTGATGCGCCGCAGTGGCGGCCGCGTGATCGGTGGTGTCGCCGGCGGTGTCGCCGACCACCTCGGTGTCGACGCATTCCGGGTCCGCGTCGTCTTCGTCGTACTGACCGCGATGGCCGGGGCGGGTGCGCTCGCGTACGCGCTGTTGTGGTTCTTCTGCCCGCCGGGCGACGACGTCGCCGCTCCCAGCCCGTCCGAGCGCAGGCAGGCGTGGGGACTGGCGCTCATCGGACTGGTCGCGATGAGCGTGGTGGGCTTCGCCGCATCCGGTACCCCCGCCACCTATCTCGTGCCACTGGTGTTCGTGGCCGTCGGCGCAAGTCTGGTCTGGCGCGAATTCGACACCTCGGCGCGTGCCCGCCCCCACGGTCCGCTGCTGACCTGGACACGGCTGGCCGGTGGCGCGGTCCTGGTGATCGGGGGCTTGGTCGTCATCGTGTTCGCCGGCACCCGAAACTTCGGCGGATTGAGTACGACGCTCCTCGCGGTCGGTGCGACGTTGCTGGGCGTGCTGTTGCTGACGGTGCCGCTCTGGATGCGAATGTGGCGCGCCCTCAACGAGGAACGGGCCGCGCGCATCCGCAATGCCGAACGCGAGGAGATCGCCTCGCACCTGCACGACTCGGTGCTGCAGACGCTGGCCCTCATCCAGAAGCAGGCCGCCAAGCCCGAGGAGGTCGCGCGCCTGGCCCGCAGCCAGGAACGAGAATTGCGGACGTGGCTGTTCGGTGATCCGGCGCAGCGCGGCGGGTCCCTGGTTGCCGCAGTGACCAGTGTGGCCGGCGAGATCGAAGACCATTACGGCATCGAGGTCGAGGTGGTGACGGTCGGCGATCTGCGGCCCGACGAGGAGACCGACAAGTCGATCGCGAAACGATGGCCCGCGCTGATCGGGGTGACCCGGGAGGCATTGATCAACGCGGCCAAGCACTCCGGTGAACGCAAGATCGATGTCTACCTCGAGGTCGGCGACGACGAGGTCGAGGTGTACGTGCGCGATCGCGGCGTCGGTTTCGATCCCGACCGGGTCGACGGCGACCGTCAGGGCATCGCACGGTCGATCCGGGCCCGCACCGAACGCGTCGGTGGGCGGGTGTCCATCCGTTCGGCGCCCGGTCGCGGCACCAATGTGCGGGTCACCATGCCCCGTGGGGACCCCGTCCCGCACGAGGACGAGAAGGCCGGGGCCGATCTCGAAAAGCGTTCGGATACCGCCACTTCCGGCGAGGATCCCTCGGTCGTCCGGACTCCTGGCCGTCGCGGTGCAGGGCGCCCGGGCTCCGACCACACCGGCACCGCCCAGCACGGCACCGACCAGCAAGCCACCGACGATCCGAACACCGACCACGGAAAGGCATCATGA
- a CDS encoding DNA polymerase Y family protein, producing MAAQARVLALWCPDWPATAAAADADLPPRHPVAVLHANRVIACSAPARALGVRRGMRKRQAQSVCPEMTVVTADEHRDGRLFEPVAAAVADLVPAMEVVRPGLVVLRLSGAARVFGGEAELAEELIDRVSACGVESQVGVADELFTAVLAARTGHSVPPGGDREHLADRPITDLAAEPSLCGPGRTELVDLLRRLGLRTIGAFAAMAASDVATRFDADAVIAHRQATAQPGRPPSTQALPEDLVIEYPCDPLIDRIDAAAFAGRRIAELLHRRLVDASVACTKLMVEAITERGQRHSRTWRCGQPLTASATADRIRWQLEGWMTSGRTRGSGDARPDSPIAVLRLVPVEVVDAGMLQHALTGAGLPGEPELTERARRSMERVQGLLGGDAVRIPVLSGGRGPAEQISMITLGEDPVPGRDPEVPWPGRLPQPAPTMSSDAPVEVIDPAGEPVQVTPRGAFTAEPTMVRMPEPSRQGWEVRWWAGPWPVGLEPVGPESGHEAISARAQVLLDDSRALLLCYRSGGWVVEGVYD from the coding sequence ATGGCCGCGCAGGCGCGGGTGCTGGCGCTGTGGTGTCCGGACTGGCCCGCCACGGCAGCCGCCGCCGATGCCGATCTGCCGCCCCGACACCCGGTGGCGGTGCTGCACGCCAATCGTGTGATCGCCTGCTCGGCCCCGGCGCGGGCGCTCGGGGTGCGGCGGGGGATGCGTAAACGGCAGGCGCAATCGGTGTGTCCGGAGATGACGGTCGTCACCGCCGACGAACATCGGGACGGCCGGTTGTTCGAGCCGGTGGCCGCCGCGGTCGCCGACCTGGTCCCGGCAATGGAGGTGGTGCGGCCCGGGTTGGTGGTCCTGCGGCTGTCGGGAGCGGCCCGGGTGTTCGGGGGAGAGGCCGAACTCGCCGAGGAACTCATCGACCGGGTCTCCGCGTGCGGGGTGGAGTCGCAGGTCGGCGTCGCCGACGAACTGTTCACCGCGGTTCTGGCCGCGCGCACTGGACACAGTGTGCCGCCCGGCGGCGATCGTGAGCACCTGGCGGATCGGCCGATCACCGACCTCGCGGCCGAACCCTCCCTGTGCGGGCCCGGCCGCACCGAGTTGGTCGATCTGCTCCGCAGGCTCGGCCTACGGACCATCGGGGCGTTCGCCGCGATGGCGGCGTCCGACGTCGCCACGAGATTCGACGCCGACGCGGTCATCGCACATCGGCAGGCCACCGCCCAGCCGGGCCGTCCGCCCTCGACGCAGGCGCTGCCGGAAGACCTGGTGATCGAGTACCCGTGCGACCCGCTGATCGATCGGATCGACGCGGCCGCCTTCGCCGGCCGCCGGATCGCCGAACTGCTACATCGGCGTCTCGTCGATGCGTCGGTGGCCTGCACCAAGTTGATGGTGGAAGCGATCACCGAACGCGGACAGCGTCATTCGCGAACCTGGAGATGCGGCCAACCGCTCACGGCGTCGGCGACCGCCGACCGTATCCGCTGGCAACTTGAGGGATGGATGACCAGTGGTCGTACCCGGGGCTCCGGCGACGCGCGGCCGGATTCGCCGATCGCGGTCCTACGGCTGGTGCCCGTCGAGGTCGTCGACGCCGGAATGTTGCAGCACGCGTTGACCGGTGCCGGGCTGCCCGGCGAACCGGAACTGACCGAACGAGCGCGCCGCAGCATGGAGCGGGTACAGGGCCTGCTCGGCGGCGATGCGGTGCGCATACCCGTGCTCAGCGGTGGACGCGGTCCCGCCGAACAGATCTCGATGATCACCCTCGGCGAAGACCCGGTGCCCGGGCGCGACCCGGAGGTGCCCTGGCCGGGCCGTCTGCCCCAACCGGCACCGACGATGTCGTCCGACGCGCCGGTCGAGGTGATCGATCCCGCGGGAGAGCCGGTGCAGGTCACCCCGCGAGGCGCGTTCACCGCCGAACCGACGATGGTCCGGATGCCCGAACCCTCCCGGCAGGGCTGGGAGGTGCGGTGGTGGGCCGGGCCGTGGCCGGTCGGTCTGGAACCTGTCGGCCCGGAATCGGGGCATGAGGCGATCAGTGCCCGCGCACAGGTGTTGCTCGACGACTCCCGCGCGTTGCTGCTGTGCTACCGCTCCGGCGGCTGGGTGGTGGAGGGGGTCTACGACTGA
- a CDS encoding PspC domain-containing protein — MDTTQVRTQLERLWATRPTRPASPRTIAGVCTGIGERYRVDPTLVKVAFVVAAVFGGSGVLLYLAAWIAFPSTTRARTHAAGGDRGVSRGWHNNPTVILWVVVVIVVSSVFSRGPWGSGGIVGGILMLIGWWLLFLRTPEPPADTSVATVSAPEPPQRFVRWTPRAVRTGAASTASASVPGTPGAVDLAKPAAGVATSATASTTASTSAAPTDFVEATPPSWDPLGAARFAWDLPEPTTPAAPPTPPAAPRRSAFSFIVVGIAVLVVAGGIAAHGLGAGWFTVPHVLSLALAVIGAGLLVNGLRRHSTRSHPGALVPLAVGLSAAVIVTTLLAGAASGDHRFGMPGGGVGERNWKPMSENDIRDDYTLTMGSMTLDLRDVDLTTDETVHLRNGIGEIVVEVPAGMNIRAECSAGVGDYSCPEGLDGGNDGTTGPVLTIDAHTNVGSVKVQR; from the coding sequence ATGGACACGACGCAGGTTCGGACGCAGCTCGAACGGCTGTGGGCCACACGGCCCACCAGACCGGCCTCTCCGCGCACCATCGCCGGTGTCTGCACGGGCATCGGTGAGCGCTACCGGGTCGACCCGACGCTGGTGAAGGTGGCGTTCGTGGTGGCGGCCGTCTTCGGCGGCAGCGGGGTGCTCCTGTACCTCGCGGCGTGGATCGCCTTTCCGTCCACCACCCGGGCCCGCACGCACGCCGCGGGCGGCGATCGCGGTGTCTCCCGTGGGTGGCACAACAATCCGACGGTGATCCTGTGGGTGGTCGTCGTGATCGTCGTGTCGTCGGTGTTCTCGCGTGGCCCTTGGGGTTCGGGCGGAATCGTCGGCGGCATCCTGATGCTCATCGGATGGTGGTTGTTGTTCCTGCGCACGCCCGAACCGCCCGCCGACACCAGCGTGGCGACCGTGTCGGCGCCCGAACCGCCGCAACGATTCGTCCGCTGGACCCCGCGCGCGGTACGAACCGGTGCGGCATCCACGGCATCGGCGTCGGTACCCGGCACACCGGGAGCGGTCGATCTCGCCAAGCCGGCGGCCGGGGTCGCCACATCAGCGACCGCGAGCACCACAGCCTCGACTTCTGCCGCACCGACCGACTTCGTCGAGGCCACACCCCCGTCGTGGGATCCGCTCGGGGCCGCCCGATTCGCCTGGGACCTCCCCGAACCCACCACACCGGCGGCGCCGCCGACGCCACCTGCCGCACCCCGCCGATCGGCGTTCTCGTTCATCGTGGTCGGCATCGCGGTCCTGGTGGTGGCCGGCGGGATCGCCGCACACGGACTCGGCGCCGGCTGGTTCACCGTGCCACACGTGCTGTCCCTGGCGTTGGCCGTGATCGGAGCGGGTCTGCTGGTCAACGGGCTGCGCAGGCATTCCACGCGGTCCCATCCGGGGGCGTTGGTACCGCTCGCGGTCGGACTGTCGGCGGCGGTGATCGTGACTACGTTGCTCGCCGGCGCCGCCTCCGGTGACCACCGGTTCGGTATGCCCGGCGGCGGGGTCGGCGAGCGGAATTGGAAGCCCATGAGCGAGAACGACATCCGTGACGACTACACACTGACCATGGGCAGCATGACGCTCGATCTCCGCGACGTCGACCTGACGACCGACGAGACCGTGCACCTGCGCAACGGAATCGGTGAGATCGTCGTCGAGGTGCCCGCCGGGATGAACATCCGAGCCGAATGCAGCGCGGGCGTCGGCGACTACTCCTGCCCCGAGGGACTCGACGGCGGCAACGACGGCACCACCGGTCCCGTGCTCACCATCGACGCCCACACCAATGTCGGCAGTGTGAAGGTACAGCGATGA
- a CDS encoding response regulator: MTIEAPQTGHYRVFLVDDHGVFRSGVRAELAGEDGLTVAGEAGTVAEAIAGITRLRPDVVLLDVHMPAGGGVAVLRGVTDALGVDAPVFLALSVSDAAEDVIATIRAGARGYVTKTIDGSELADAVRRVAEGDAVFSPRLAGFVLDSFTGKSSTPEPQLDPELDSLTRRELEVLRLLARGYTYREIAEELFISIKTVETHASNVLRKTQQSNRNALTRWAATRHIG, encoded by the coding sequence ATGACCATCGAAGCGCCGCAGACCGGGCACTACCGGGTGTTCCTCGTCGACGATCACGGCGTGTTCCGGTCGGGGGTGCGGGCCGAACTCGCCGGCGAGGACGGTCTGACGGTCGCCGGCGAGGCGGGCACGGTCGCCGAGGCGATCGCCGGGATCACCCGTCTGCGACCGGATGTGGTGCTGCTCGATGTGCACATGCCCGCCGGTGGTGGGGTCGCGGTGCTGCGTGGGGTGACCGACGCGCTGGGCGTCGATGCCCCGGTGTTCCTGGCGTTGTCGGTGTCCGACGCGGCCGAGGACGTGATCGCCACGATCCGCGCCGGTGCCCGCGGTTACGTGACCAAGACGATCGACGGGAGCGAACTCGCCGACGCGGTCCGTCGCGTCGCCGAGGGCGACGCCGTGTTCAGTCCGCGTCTGGCCGGATTCGTGCTGGACTCCTTCACGGGCAAGTCGTCGACGCCGGAGCCGCAACTGGACCCCGAACTCGACTCGCTGACCCGACGGGAACTCGAGGTCCTGCGACTGCTCGCACGCGGGTACACCTACCGCGAGATCGCCGAGGAACTGTTCATCTCGATCAAGACCGTCGAGACCCACGCCTCCAACGTGCTCCGAAAGACCCAGCAGTCCAACCGGAATGCGCTCACCCGGTGGGCGGCGACCCGTCACATCGGGTGA